Proteins encoded in a region of the Massilia sp. UMI-21 genome:
- the rbbA gene encoding ribosome-associated ATPase/putative transporter RbbA, with translation MTPASAGHAAALARINGLRLRYRRVTALDEVSLVLPAGAMTGLIGPDGVGKSSLLAVLAGARRFRHGRVEVLGGDLAHAAVRARLSPRIAYMPQGLGRNLYPSLTVAENLQFFARLFGLDAAAARARIDLLSRSTGLQPFLGRPAGLLSGGMKQKLGLCCALIHEPDLLILDEPTTGVDPLARVQFWELIAAIRRARPGLSVLVATAYMEEARQMDWLVALDAGRVLAAGSPDALLARTGCADLEHAFVALLPPARRAGQRRPDGAGPGATTGQASAAGPAVEARGLWRRFGEFVAVRDVSFRIGRGEIFGFIGSNGCGKSTTMKMLTGLLAPSNGEAWVLGQPVRRHDLGGRRRVGYMSQGFSLYGELSVRQNLLLHARLFDLPEDAGQRRCADLARRFGLEPVLDAMPETLPLGMRQRLSLAVALVHGPELLILDEPTSGVDPVARDGFWAEMLALSRRDGVTIFISTHFMNEAERCDRVALMHAGRVLACGAPASLQAARGAASLEQAFVAWLREADPEASVPAPALPPGAPQQRPDARPDWLVRAAACSRRETLELWRDPVRALLATLGSLILMIVIGYGLNMDVEDLPYAVLDRDGTALSRDYALNLSGSRYFTERPPLADYGELDRRMRSGELALAIEIPPGFARAFRRGRPVQIGAWIDGANPPRAETAEAYVQGMHADWLRTRGAAAAAAATDGRGALPVVSVETRFRYNPDVRSMPAMVPAIIALLLLNLPAMQAALAVVREKEMGSIVNLYVTPLRRSEFLLGKAAPYVLLAMLNFMLMTLLAVTVLGVPLKGSLAALTAAAFLFCLCSTGMGLLASAFTRSQIAAIFLTMIGTMLPAIQFGGLINPVAALEGAGRVIGETYPASHMLTISRGVFSKALGFADLHAEFGALLAAIPVILGLAILALPRQER, from the coding sequence ATGACGCCTGCGTCGGCCGGGCACGCGGCGGCGCTTGCGCGGATCAACGGCCTGCGGCTGCGCTACCGCCGCGTGACGGCGCTCGACGAAGTCAGCCTGGTGCTGCCGGCCGGCGCCATGACCGGCCTGATCGGGCCGGACGGGGTGGGCAAGTCCAGCCTGCTGGCGGTGCTGGCCGGCGCGCGGCGCTTTCGTCACGGCCGGGTCGAGGTGTTGGGCGGCGACCTCGCGCACGCGGCCGTCCGCGCCCGCCTCAGCCCGCGCATTGCCTACATGCCGCAGGGACTCGGCCGCAACCTCTATCCTTCGCTCACGGTGGCGGAAAACCTGCAGTTCTTCGCCCGCCTGTTCGGACTCGACGCGGCGGCGGCGCGTGCGCGGATCGATCTGCTGTCGCGCAGTACCGGCCTGCAGCCCTTCCTGGGACGCCCTGCCGGGCTGTTGTCGGGTGGCATGAAGCAGAAGCTGGGCTTATGCTGCGCCCTCATTCATGAGCCCGACTTATTAATCCTGGACGAGCCCACCACCGGGGTCGATCCCCTGGCCCGGGTGCAGTTCTGGGAACTGATCGCGGCGATCCGGCGCGCGCGCCCCGGCTTGAGCGTGCTGGTGGCCACGGCCTACATGGAAGAGGCGCGCCAGATGGACTGGCTGGTGGCGCTCGATGCCGGCCGCGTGCTGGCTGCCGGCAGTCCCGACGCGCTGCTGGCGCGCACCGGCTGCGCCGACCTGGAGCATGCCTTCGTGGCCCTGCTGCCGCCCGCGCGGCGCGCCGGGCAGCGGCGCCCGGACGGGGCGGGGCCGGGCGCGACCACCGGCCAGGCGTCCGCGGCCGGGCCAGCGGTCGAGGCGCGCGGACTGTGGCGGCGCTTCGGCGAGTTCGTCGCGGTGCGCGACGTCAGTTTCCGCATCGGCCGCGGCGAGATTTTCGGCTTCATCGGCTCGAACGGTTGCGGCAAGAGCACCACCATGAAAATGCTCACCGGGCTGCTGGCGCCGAGCAACGGCGAGGCCTGGGTGCTGGGCCAACCGGTGCGCCGTCACGACCTGGGCGGGCGGCGCCGGGTCGGCTACATGTCGCAAGGCTTCTCGCTGTACGGCGAGCTGAGCGTGCGCCAGAACCTGCTGCTGCACGCGCGCCTGTTCGACCTGCCCGAGGATGCCGGCCAGCGCCGCTGCGCCGACCTGGCCCGGCGCTTCGGGCTGGAGCCGGTGCTCGATGCCATGCCCGAAACGCTGCCGCTGGGGATGCGCCAGCGCCTGTCGCTGGCGGTGGCGCTGGTGCACGGCCCCGAACTGCTGATCCTGGACGAGCCGACCTCCGGCGTCGATCCGGTCGCGCGCGACGGATTCTGGGCCGAAATGCTGGCGCTCTCGCGCCGGGACGGCGTCACCATCTTCATCTCGACCCACTTCATGAACGAGGCCGAGCGCTGCGACCGCGTGGCCTTGATGCACGCCGGTCGGGTGCTGGCCTGCGGCGCGCCCGCGTCCCTGCAGGCGGCGCGCGGTGCCGCCAGCCTGGAGCAGGCCTTCGTGGCCTGGTTGCGCGAAGCCGACCCGGAGGCCTCGGTGCCGGCGCCCGCGCTGCCGCCAGGGGCGCCGCAGCAGCGGCCCGATGCGCGCCCGGACTGGCTGGTCCGGGCGGCCGCATGCAGCCGGCGCGAAACCCTGGAGCTGTGGCGCGATCCGGTGCGGGCGCTGTTGGCCACGCTCGGCTCGCTGATCCTGATGATCGTGATCGGCTACGGCCTGAACATGGACGTCGAAGATCTTCCTTATGCCGTACTCGACCGTGACGGCACGGCCCTCAGCCGCGACTATGCCCTGAACCTGTCCGGCTCGCGCTACTTTACCGAGCGTCCGCCCTTGGCCGACTATGGCGAGCTGGACCGCCGGATGCGCTCGGGCGAGCTGGCGCTGGCCATCGAGATCCCGCCGGGCTTCGCGCGCGCGTTCCGGCGCGGCCGGCCGGTCCAGATCGGCGCCTGGATCGACGGCGCCAACCCGCCGCGCGCCGAGACGGCCGAAGCCTATGTGCAGGGCATGCACGCCGACTGGCTGCGCACCCGCGGCGCCGCGGCCGCCGCCGCCGCGACCGATGGCCGGGGCGCACTGCCTGTGGTCAGCGTCGAGACGCGCTTTCGCTACAACCCCGACGTGCGCAGCATGCCGGCCATGGTGCCGGCGATTATCGCCCTGCTCCTGCTGAACCTGCCCGCGATGCAGGCGGCGCTGGCGGTGGTGCGCGAAAAGGAAATGGGGTCGATCGTCAACCTGTATGTCACGCCGCTGCGGCGCAGCGAATTTTTGCTTGGCAAGGCGGCCCCGTATGTGCTGCTTGCCATGCTGAACTTCATGTTGATGACGCTGCTGGCGGTGACCGTGCTCGGCGTGCCGCTCAAGGGCAGCCTGGCGGCCCTCACGGCGGCCGCTTTCCTGTTCTGCCTCTGCTCGACCGGCATGGGGCTGCTCGCATCGGCCTTCACCCGCAGCCAGATCGCGGCGATCTTCCTGACCATGATCGGCACCATGCTGCCGGCGA
- a CDS encoding HlyD family efflux transporter periplasmic adaptor subunit has product MIPLRGWRRGALLLLLAALLALGAVAGPWLRGRGQDPEPGPGFVSGNGRIEAIEIDIATSLPGRVAEVLVDEGDMVQAGQVLARMDPDILLAQRAEAQARARQARDAVAQAEAGLAMRRGDEAAAAAVVVQRLSELDAAQRRLRRSTTLAAAGAAPSQELDDDQARVRGADAAVTAARAQRQAAAAAVEAAAAQVVGAGANVDVALAATARIDADLRELALTAPRAARVQYRVAQPGEVLPGGGTVLNLIDLNDVFMTFFVPETAAGRVALGAEVRLQLDTAPGFIVPATVTYVASAAQFTPKSVETASERQKLMFRVKAQVDRQVLQRYADYVKAGVPGVAWVRLDPRASWPPALALRGAG; this is encoded by the coding sequence ATGATCCCGCTACGCGGATGGCGCCGCGGCGCACTACTGCTGTTGCTGGCCGCCTTGCTGGCCCTGGGGGCCGTGGCCGGACCATGGTTGCGCGGGCGTGGACAGGACCCGGAACCGGGCCCGGGCTTCGTGAGCGGCAACGGCCGTATCGAAGCCATCGAGATCGACATCGCGACCAGCTTGCCGGGCCGGGTCGCCGAGGTGCTGGTGGACGAGGGCGATATGGTGCAGGCCGGCCAGGTGCTGGCGCGCATGGACCCGGACATCTTGCTGGCGCAACGCGCGGAAGCGCAGGCGCGCGCGCGGCAGGCGCGCGATGCGGTGGCGCAGGCCGAGGCCGGGCTGGCGATGCGCCGTGGCGACGAGGCCGCCGCCGCCGCGGTCGTGGTCCAGCGCCTGAGCGAACTGGACGCCGCCCAACGCCGGCTGCGCCGCTCGACCACGCTGGCGGCGGCCGGGGCCGCGCCGTCGCAGGAACTCGACGACGACCAGGCCCGGGTGCGCGGCGCCGACGCCGCGGTGACGGCGGCGCGCGCCCAGCGCCAGGCCGCCGCCGCCGCGGTCGAGGCGGCCGCGGCCCAGGTGGTGGGGGCAGGCGCGAACGTCGACGTGGCGCTGGCCGCGACGGCGCGGATCGATGCCGACCTGCGCGAGCTGGCCCTGACCGCGCCGCGCGCCGCGCGGGTCCAGTACCGTGTGGCCCAGCCCGGCGAAGTATTGCCCGGCGGCGGAACCGTGCTGAACCTGATCGACCTGAACGACGTCTTCATGACTTTCTTCGTGCCGGAGACGGCCGCCGGGCGCGTCGCGCTCGGCGCCGAGGTGCGCCTGCAGCTGGACACCGCCCCCGGCTTCATCGTCCCGGCCACGGTCACCTACGTCGCCAGTGCGGCCCAATTCACGCCGAAATCGGTGGAAACCGCCAGCGAGCGCCAGAAGCTGATGTTCCGCGTCAAGGCCCAGGTCGACCGGCAAGTGCTGCAGCGTTATGCCGACTACGTCAAGGCGGGGGTGCCGGGCGTTGCCTGGGTGCGTCTCGATCCACGCGCAAGCTGGCCGCCCGCGCTGGCGCTGCGGGGGGCGGGATGA
- a CDS encoding universal stress protein, whose product MFLERVCIATDGSDLAVRAAQMGVLLARAGAGRVVAVSVAQPHFRMPEHSAAATEAQDAAAARTEFARAREAARSHADTVGRIAQASGASCDTAIPLASRPGPEIVRVAEAHGCDLIVMGAHGPNDANPQFTGSVAQYVLANSPIPVLLLRDPREAAPPDFTEVGTA is encoded by the coding sequence ATGTTCCTCGAACGCGTCTGCATCGCCACCGATGGTTCCGACCTGGCCGTCCGCGCCGCCCAGATGGGGGTCTTGCTGGCCCGCGCGGGCGCGGGACGGGTCGTTGCGGTCTCGGTGGCCCAACCGCACTTTCGCATGCCCGAACACAGCGCGGCCGCGACCGAGGCGCAGGACGCCGCGGCCGCGCGGACCGAATTCGCGCGCGCCCGCGAGGCCGCCCGCAGTCACGCCGACACCGTGGGCCGTATCGCCCAGGCCAGCGGGGCAAGCTGCGACACCGCGATCCCGCTGGCGTCCAGGCCCGGGCCCGAGATCGTGCGGGTGGCGGAAGCACACGGCTGCGACCTCATCGTGATGGGGGCGCATGGCCCGAACGATGCCAATCCCCAGTTCACCGGCAGCGTCGCCCAGTACGTGCTGGCCAACTCGCCGATCCCGGTACTGCTGCTGCGCGACCCGCGCGAAGCCGCGCCGCCGGATTTCACCGAAGTCGGGACGGCCTGA
- a CDS encoding NAD(P)-dependent alcohol dehydrogenase, translated as MEMMKAAVFKGPGRITLERKPVPRAGPGEAIVKVTLTTICGTDVHILKGEYPVAPGLTVGHEPVGVIAELGPGVEGYALGQRVVVGAITPCGQCHPCLEGHQSQCGGHAIGGWRFGNTIDGCQAEYVRVPFAMANLSPVPDGLSDEQVLMCPDIMSTGFGGAENGAIRIGDTVAVFAQGPIGLCATAGARLRGAAKIIAVDTVPARLEMARRLGADHVIDFRHTDPVEAILALTDGRGADVAIEALGTQQTFESCLRALRPAGTLSSLGVYSGKLSLPVDAFAAGLGDHRLVTTLCPGGKHRMRRLMDIVASGRVDLRPLVTHRFPLDRIEEAYELFANQRDGVLKVAIVP; from the coding sequence ATGGAAATGATGAAAGCGGCAGTATTCAAGGGGCCGGGCCGGATCACGCTCGAGCGCAAGCCGGTGCCCCGGGCCGGTCCCGGCGAAGCGATCGTCAAGGTCACCTTGACCACGATCTGCGGTACCGACGTCCACATCCTGAAAGGCGAGTATCCGGTCGCGCCCGGGCTGACCGTCGGGCACGAACCGGTCGGCGTGATTGCCGAACTCGGCCCGGGGGTAGAGGGTTACGCCCTCGGACAGCGGGTGGTGGTGGGCGCCATCACGCCCTGCGGCCAGTGCCACCCTTGCCTCGAGGGCCACCAGTCGCAGTGCGGCGGCCATGCGATCGGCGGCTGGCGCTTCGGCAACACGATCGACGGCTGCCAGGCCGAATACGTCCGCGTGCCGTTCGCGATGGCCAACCTGTCCCCGGTTCCCGACGGCCTGAGCGATGAACAGGTGCTGATGTGCCCGGACATCATGAGCACCGGCTTCGGCGGCGCCGAGAACGGCGCGATCCGCATCGGCGATACCGTGGCGGTGTTTGCCCAGGGGCCGATCGGCCTGTGCGCCACCGCCGGCGCGCGCCTGCGCGGCGCCGCCAAGATCATTGCGGTCGACACGGTGCCGGCGCGGCTCGAGATGGCCAGGCGGCTCGGCGCCGACCACGTCATCGATTTCAGGCACACCGATCCGGTCGAGGCCATCCTCGCGCTCACCGATGGCCGTGGCGCCGACGTGGCCATCGAGGCACTCGGCACCCAGCAGACCTTCGAGAGCTGCCTGCGCGCGCTGCGCCCCGCCGGCACCCTGTCGAGCCTGGGCGTGTACTCGGGCAAGCTGAGCCTGCCGGTGGACGCCTTCGCCGCCGGCCTGGGCGACCACAGGCTGGTCACCACACTGTGCCCGGGCGGCAAGCACCGCATGCGACGGCTGATGGACATCGTGGCGTCCGGCCGCGTCGACCTGCGCCCGCTGGTGACGCACCGCTTCCCGCTCGACCGGATCGAGGAAGCCTACGAATTGTTCGCGAACCAGCGCGACGGCGTCCTGAAAGTGGCGATCGTGCCTTGA
- a CDS encoding universal stress protein, protein MSYRTIIVHADASRHAPQRIRIAARLAAEHDAHLIGVAATGVSREVFPHGYHPVAGSLEASYFAPLHATATRALDRFALLAGEAGVVSEKRLVCDLASEALARLGRFADLVVVSQDDLSEALTDTIGRIPEYVAFTCGRPVLVVPCAPVAHGPGRHVLVAWNGAKEASTALLAALPLMRHAVRATVVAFRPPGDTDLGDGQHRADLAAFLARHDVQAEIMVVDRHIDGGQALLAMAAQEAYDLLVMGCYGHSQFRELILGGVTRNVLENATISVLMAH, encoded by the coding sequence ATGAGCTACCGCACCATCATCGTGCACGCCGACGCCTCGCGCCATGCGCCGCAGCGCATCCGCATCGCGGCCAGGCTGGCGGCCGAGCACGATGCCCACCTGATCGGCGTCGCGGCCACCGGCGTTTCGCGCGAAGTATTTCCGCATGGCTACCATCCGGTGGCCGGCAGCCTCGAGGCCAGCTATTTCGCGCCCTTGCATGCAACCGCAACGCGGGCGCTCGACCGCTTCGCCCTGCTGGCCGGCGAAGCCGGCGTGGTGTCCGAGAAGCGCCTGGTGTGCGACCTGGCCAGCGAGGCGCTGGCGCGGCTCGGCCGTTTCGCCGACCTGGTGGTGGTCAGCCAGGACGACCTGAGCGAAGCCCTGACCGACACCATCGGACGCATCCCCGAGTATGTGGCCTTCACCTGCGGCCGCCCGGTGCTGGTGGTGCCATGCGCGCCGGTGGCGCATGGTCCAGGCCGGCATGTGCTGGTGGCATGGAACGGCGCCAAGGAGGCCTCCACGGCATTGCTGGCTGCCCTGCCGCTGATGCGGCACGCAGTGCGGGCGACGGTGGTCGCCTTCCGTCCGCCCGGCGACACCGACCTGGGCGACGGGCAGCACCGGGCCGACCTGGCCGCCTTTCTCGCCCGGCACGACGTCCAGGCCGAAATCATGGTGGTCGACCGCCACATCGACGGCGGACAAGCCCTGCTCGCGATGGCGGCGCAGGAAGCCTACGACCTGCTGGTCATGGGCTGCTATGGACATTCGCAGTTCCGCGAACTTATCCTGGGCGGCGTTACCCGCAACGTGCTGGAGAACGCGACGATCTCCGTCCTGATGGCGCACTGA